A portion of the Rhodococcus pseudokoreensis genome contains these proteins:
- a CDS encoding Glu/Leu/Phe/Val dehydrogenase family protein, protein MRLDETLCWDGELTVTRHDRETGASFVIRLDSTRLGPAAGGTRAAQYASFGEALDDAGRLAGAMTLKMAVSNLPMGGGKSVIALPAPRNEIAPGTWKRILTVHAENVDKLGGNYWTGPDVNTNSSDMDILNDTTEFVFGRSTARGGAGSSALNTSSGVFEAMKATAAHRGLGTLDGLTVLVQGLGAVGSGLAVLASQAGARLLVSDTDSERLAWARQAGHTVVGIDAVLSTPCDIFAPCAMGGVIDSAVAGELPASAVVGAANNVLADVEAGTILHQRGVLYAPDFVANAGGAFHLVGREVLGWSEETVGARTRRIGDTLAEVYSLAESEGIDTDRAARILARRRIETAGISVDSKMRARPTRSLVRDRAR, encoded by the coding sequence ATGAGACTCGACGAGACATTGTGCTGGGACGGCGAACTGACGGTGACGCGGCACGACCGGGAAACCGGGGCGTCCTTCGTCATCCGCCTGGACTCGACCCGACTCGGACCCGCCGCCGGCGGCACCCGTGCGGCGCAGTACGCCTCCTTCGGTGAGGCGCTCGACGATGCCGGCAGACTCGCGGGTGCAATGACGTTGAAGATGGCCGTCAGCAACCTCCCGATGGGCGGTGGCAAGTCGGTCATTGCTCTCCCGGCTCCACGCAATGAGATCGCCCCGGGCACATGGAAACGAATCCTGACTGTGCACGCCGAGAACGTCGACAAACTCGGGGGCAACTACTGGACAGGGCCCGACGTCAATACCAACTCCTCGGACATGGACATTCTCAACGACACCACCGAGTTCGTCTTCGGCCGCTCCACCGCGCGGGGCGGTGCCGGTTCCAGTGCACTCAACACGTCGTCGGGCGTCTTCGAGGCGATGAAGGCGACTGCCGCGCACCGGGGACTCGGGACGCTCGACGGTCTCACCGTGCTTGTTCAGGGCCTCGGCGCGGTCGGCAGCGGACTCGCCGTCCTCGCGTCGCAGGCCGGGGCGCGCCTCCTCGTCTCCGATACCGACTCCGAGCGCTTGGCCTGGGCGCGGCAAGCCGGTCACACCGTGGTCGGGATCGATGCCGTCCTGTCCACGCCGTGCGACATCTTCGCGCCCTGCGCGATGGGCGGGGTAATCGACAGCGCGGTCGCCGGTGAACTGCCCGCGTCCGCAGTGGTCGGCGCCGCGAACAATGTCCTTGCCGACGTCGAGGCAGGAACGATCCTCCACCAGCGCGGTGTCTTGTACGCGCCCGACTTCGTCGCCAACGCCGGCGGCGCGTTTCACTTGGTCGGCCGAGAAGTCCTCGGCTGGAGCGAGGAGACAGTCGGAGCACGCACCCGACGCATCGGAGACACGCTTGCCGAGGTCTACTCGCTCGCCGAGAGCGAGGGCATCGACACCGATCGTGCGGCGCGAATCCTGGCTCGTCGCCGGATCGAGACAGCCGGGATCAGCGTGGACTCGAAGATGCGGGCACGCCCCACGCGCTCCCTTGTTCGCGATCGAGCACGGTGA
- a CDS encoding HNH endonuclease, producing the protein MDRTARLTLAVERQGGRCLWCGRLFGPLIPPTTDHLVPRLKGGPSIVANEAAACRRCNADRGHTGPVDWLAQSRRRHGWAPQATLLATLLNALDIELENVGGHRRARRYLSSQLRRCRSSH; encoded by the coding sequence GTGGACCGCACCGCCAGACTCACCCTCGCCGTCGAGCGGCAGGGTGGGCGATGCCTGTGGTGTGGGCGGCTTTTCGGACCGTTGATTCCGCCAACCACCGATCATCTGGTGCCGCGGCTCAAAGGCGGGCCCAGCATCGTGGCCAATGAGGCCGCCGCGTGCCGGCGGTGCAACGCGGACCGTGGCCACACCGGTCCGGTCGACTGGCTCGCGCAATCCCGGCGCCGCCATGGATGGGCTCCACAGGCAACCCTGCTCGCGACGCTGCTGAACGCGTTGGACATCGAGCTGGAGAACGTGGGTGGTCATCGCCGTGCCAGGCGGTACCTGTCCAGCCAATTACGACGCTGCCGGAGCAGTCACTGA
- a CDS encoding M20 family metallopeptidase — protein MTPAAVGAKAAVEDRIRRYERTLLKLSHRIHANPELGFDEYRASEWVADELHSGRFEVQRGCYDLPTAVRATIGSGPVHVGICAEYDALPEIGHACGHNIIAAAGVGAALGLADFVDDLGLTVTLLGTPAEEGGGGKILMLERGAFDGLHAAMMVHPAAVEMAAMPGTAISQFEVAYKGKPAHAGAYPELGVNAADAMLIAQVAIGQLRQQTRGTDRIQGIVTDAGTAVNVIPDGAAGRWIVRSDTAEELATLTSRVKRCFEAGALATGCALSITPSGPDYADLRPNARLLALYRANAEALGRTFPDLPEGMSGAATDMGNVSHAVPTIHPMLGLDCHPAVNHQPEFTAACVAPAADRAVLEGAIAMAWTAVDFAKQPSKGVTL, from the coding sequence ATGACACCGGCTGCCGTCGGAGCGAAGGCTGCTGTCGAGGACAGAATTCGACGGTACGAACGGACGCTCCTGAAGCTGTCTCACCGCATCCACGCGAACCCCGAATTGGGATTCGACGAGTACCGAGCCAGCGAGTGGGTCGCCGACGAACTCCACAGCGGGAGATTCGAGGTGCAGCGTGGCTGCTACGACCTACCGACGGCGGTGCGCGCCACCATCGGATCGGGTCCGGTGCATGTCGGAATCTGCGCCGAGTACGACGCCCTCCCCGAGATCGGGCACGCATGCGGCCACAACATCATCGCCGCAGCGGGCGTCGGTGCCGCCCTGGGCCTGGCCGACTTCGTCGACGACTTGGGGTTGACCGTCACCCTCCTCGGCACCCCCGCCGAAGAGGGTGGCGGCGGGAAGATCCTCATGCTCGAACGCGGTGCCTTCGACGGGCTCCACGCGGCGATGATGGTCCACCCCGCCGCCGTCGAGATGGCGGCGATGCCCGGCACCGCCATTTCCCAGTTCGAAGTTGCGTACAAGGGCAAGCCCGCCCATGCCGGGGCGTATCCCGAACTGGGGGTCAATGCCGCCGACGCGATGCTCATCGCGCAGGTGGCGATAGGTCAACTGCGCCAACAAACTCGGGGAACCGACCGCATTCAGGGCATCGTCACCGATGCCGGCACCGCCGTCAACGTGATCCCTGACGGTGCGGCCGGACGCTGGATCGTCCGTTCCGATACCGCGGAGGAACTCGCCACGCTCACTTCGCGCGTGAAACGCTGCTTCGAAGCCGGGGCGCTGGCCACCGGATGCGCACTGTCGATCACTCCCAGCGGACCCGACTACGCGGACCTGCGGCCGAACGCCAGGCTGCTTGCCCTGTACCGGGCGAATGCAGAAGCCCTCGGTCGCACCTTCCCCGATCTGCCGGAGGGAATGTCGGGTGCAGCGACCGACATGGGTAACGTCTCTCACGCCGTGCCCACCATTCACCCCATGCTCGGCCTGGACTGTCACCCCGCGGTCAACCACCAACCTGAATTCACCGCCGCCTGCGTCGCCCCGGCAGCCGACAGAGCCGTTCTCGAGGGGGCCATCGCAATGGCCTGGACAGCAGTGGATTTCGCGAAACAACCTTCGAAGGGCGTGACACTATGA
- a CDS encoding MFS transporter, whose translation MSDDATSSGPTRAPTSTRRAVLNTMKGSAGNLVEWYDVYIYTVFATYFEAQFFDENDSNSTVYIYAIFAVTFVMRPVGSWFFGRFADRRGRKAALMLSITIMSSCSFLVAVMPTRETIGYWAAVILVVARLVQGFATGGEYGTSATYMSEAATANRRGFLSSFQYVTLVGGHVLAQFTLLIALSVLDVDALHDWGWRIGFFIGGVAALVVLWIRRSMDESLSESHLKAIRAGEDRTAGSLKALFTQHWRPLLLVFLITAGGTVAFYTYSVNAPAIVKSTFGDDRALTATWINLIGLILLLLLQPVGGIISDHVGRKPLLIFFGVGGVLYTYVLLTYLPKTTSPLSAFALVAVGYIILTGYTSINAIVKAELFPADIRALGVGLGYALANSVFGGTAPLLYQASKSGGHVTWFIVYVTVVIGISLLVYIFGLKNKAVTVLDREQGSAWGVPASSSPR comes from the coding sequence ATGAGCGATGACGCGACTTCGTCCGGTCCCACCCGCGCTCCGACGAGCACCCGGCGCGCGGTGCTCAACACGATGAAGGGTTCGGCAGGAAACCTCGTCGAGTGGTACGACGTGTACATCTACACGGTCTTCGCGACGTATTTCGAGGCGCAATTCTTCGACGAGAACGACTCCAACTCCACGGTGTACATCTATGCGATCTTCGCGGTCACCTTCGTCATGCGACCGGTGGGGTCCTGGTTCTTCGGCCGGTTCGCCGACCGTCGCGGGCGCAAGGCTGCGCTGATGCTCAGCATCACCATCATGTCTTCGTGTTCCTTCCTGGTGGCGGTCATGCCGACTCGCGAAACCATCGGGTATTGGGCGGCAGTCATTTTGGTTGTTGCCCGGCTTGTGCAGGGGTTCGCCACGGGTGGCGAGTACGGCACCTCGGCGACGTACATGTCCGAAGCGGCGACCGCGAATCGGCGTGGCTTCCTGTCGTCGTTCCAGTACGTGACCCTCGTGGGCGGTCACGTCCTCGCGCAGTTCACGCTCCTGATCGCGCTCAGCGTTCTCGACGTCGACGCGTTGCACGATTGGGGATGGCGGATCGGCTTCTTCATCGGCGGCGTCGCCGCCCTGGTCGTGCTGTGGATTCGGCGTTCGATGGACGAGTCGCTCAGCGAGTCGCATCTGAAGGCCATCCGTGCCGGTGAGGACCGGACGGCGGGTTCGTTGAAGGCGTTGTTCACCCAACACTGGCGTCCGCTGCTGCTGGTGTTCCTCATTACCGCGGGTGGCACGGTCGCGTTCTACACCTACAGTGTCAACGCGCCGGCGATCGTCAAGTCCACCTTCGGCGACGACCGGGCGCTGACGGCGACGTGGATCAACCTGATCGGACTGATCTTGCTGTTGTTGCTGCAGCCGGTCGGCGGCATCATCAGCGACCACGTCGGGCGCAAGCCGCTGTTGATCTTCTTCGGTGTGGGTGGCGTCCTCTACACGTATGTCCTGCTCACCTATCTTCCTAAGACCACCTCGCCGCTGTCGGCGTTCGCGCTGGTCGCGGTCGGCTACATCATCCTCACCGGGTACACCTCGATCAACGCGATCGTGAAGGCGGAGCTGTTCCCCGCCGACATCCGTGCCCTGGGTGTGGGGCTGGGCTACGCGCTCGCGAACTCCGTCTTCGGCGGTACGGCGCCGCTCCTGTACCAGGCGTCGAAGTCGGGCGGCCACGTCACCTGGTTCATCGTCTACGTGACGGTCGTGATCGGGATCAGCCTGCTGGTCTACATCTTCGGGCTGAAGAACAAGGCGGTCACCGTGCTCGATCGCGAACAAGGGAGCGCGTGGGGCGTGCCCGCATCTTCGAGTCCACGCTGA